One part of the Anaeromyxobacter sp. Fw109-5 genome encodes these proteins:
- a CDS encoding MFS transporter: MHPIVGLPAALLRGLFLAAAAPALGLLRGAPPPLGGGRAAGPASRVRASLRASSTEGVFAELVAATAGPTVLTGWALHLGATPLEVGFIAALPQLAQAVQLPAAWTTATFGRRRVAVAAVTLSRQALLPLAVLPLLPVSAAAARAILLGVAALSAVLAVVGNNAWSAWMGELVPSRLRGRYFGRRTAICAACGTAAGLGVARLLDAASSRAAASLALGGLALAASGFGAVTTLLMLRQHEPPAPAPAPPSLADAVRPLRDRDARAVLAYQVAWNASVGLAGGYFTFHLLHNLRAGFTLVAAHAAISAAARVLSAPMWGRVLDRAGARPVLAACSFAAAGLPLLWLATSPGVLWPIAIDAALGGIAWGGHALATFALPLEIGARRDRPFQLAVFSMAGGVAYAAAAAVGGAAVAALPAQLAALGRAGGHGLELLFVVSAGGRLASAFLALRTDPRGTVSLAEVQRAATGAARGALAYVRILRR; this comes from the coding sequence ATGCATCCGATCGTCGGGCTGCCCGCCGCCCTGCTCCGCGGGCTCTTCCTCGCCGCCGCCGCGCCGGCGCTCGGCCTCCTGCGCGGCGCGCCGCCTCCGCTGGGAGGGGGCCGCGCCGCGGGCCCGGCGAGTCGGGTCCGGGCCTCGCTGCGCGCCTCGTCCACCGAGGGCGTGTTCGCGGAGCTGGTCGCCGCGACGGCCGGCCCCACGGTGCTCACCGGATGGGCGCTCCACCTCGGCGCGACGCCGCTCGAGGTCGGGTTCATCGCGGCCCTGCCGCAGCTCGCCCAGGCGGTGCAGCTCCCGGCGGCCTGGACGACGGCGACGTTCGGCCGCCGCCGCGTGGCGGTGGCGGCGGTGACGCTGTCGCGTCAGGCGCTCCTACCGCTCGCCGTGCTCCCGCTGCTGCCCGTCTCCGCGGCCGCGGCGCGGGCGATCCTGCTCGGCGTCGCGGCGCTGTCCGCGGTGCTCGCGGTGGTCGGCAACAACGCGTGGAGCGCGTGGATGGGCGAGCTCGTCCCCTCGCGGCTCCGCGGCCGCTACTTCGGGCGCAGGACCGCGATCTGCGCCGCCTGCGGCACGGCCGCGGGGCTCGGGGTGGCGCGGCTGCTCGACGCAGCCTCGTCGCGTGCCGCCGCGTCCCTGGCCCTCGGCGGCCTCGCGCTCGCCGCGAGCGGCTTCGGCGCCGTCACGACCCTGCTCATGCTGCGCCAGCACGAGCCGCCCGCGCCCGCGCCGGCGCCGCCGTCGCTCGCGGACGCGGTGCGGCCGCTGCGCGATCGCGACGCGCGCGCCGTGCTGGCGTATCAGGTGGCGTGGAACGCCTCCGTGGGGCTCGCCGGCGGGTACTTCACCTTCCACCTCCTCCACAACCTGCGGGCCGGGTTCACCCTCGTCGCGGCGCACGCCGCCATCTCGGCGGCCGCGCGGGTCCTGTCGGCGCCGATGTGGGGACGCGTGCTGGACCGCGCGGGGGCTCGCCCGGTGCTGGCGGCCTGCTCGTTCGCAGCCGCGGGGCTCCCGCTGCTGTGGCTCGCGACGTCGCCCGGCGTGCTCTGGCCCATCGCCATCGACGCTGCCCTCGGCGGGATCGCGTGGGGCGGGCACGCGCTCGCGACGTTCGCGCTCCCCCTCGAGATCGGCGCCCGCCGCGACCGGCCCTTCCAGCTCGCCGTGTTCTCCATGGCGGGCGGGGTGGCCTACGCCGCCGCGGCCGCCGTCGGGGGCGCCGCGGTCGCGGCGCTGCCCGCGCAGCTCGCCGCCCTGGGACGCGCCGGCGGCCACGGGCTCGAGCTGCTGTTCGTGGTCTCCGCCGGAGGTCGGCTCGCGAGCGCCTTCCTCGCGCTGCGGACGGATCCGCGCGGCACCGTCTCGCTCGCAGAGGTGCAGCGCGCGGCGACCGGCGCGGCGCGCGGCGCGCTCGCGTACGTGCGCATCCTGCGGCGGTGA
- a CDS encoding radical SAM protein, whose product MAILAHDLDATEGLGGPRLRALLDLGFPCNLACGGCARVHRRGRPNRSSALAVAARLAGLVGESGAAATSLVLFGGEPLLDADAVVSCSALVRDACAREGCGYEATVMTNATLLDGYVARRLSRAGVTTLQVTVPVRGRVAPEGSLDRQRFARMVRSMREARDELEVLVRFEVNGTDDLREALSTVRALEHEGLLSPPRPAGVLLGPRASYAAQARALFVARPTRAPSALTRCP is encoded by the coding sequence ATGGCGATCCTCGCCCACGATCTCGACGCGACGGAGGGGCTCGGCGGGCCGCGCCTCAGGGCGCTGCTGGACCTCGGCTTCCCCTGCAACCTCGCCTGCGGCGGGTGCGCGCGGGTCCACCGGCGGGGCCGCCCGAACCGCTCCTCCGCGCTCGCGGTCGCCGCGCGGCTCGCCGGGCTCGTGGGGGAGTCCGGCGCGGCCGCGACGTCGCTCGTCCTCTTCGGCGGCGAGCCGCTCCTCGACGCCGACGCCGTGGTCAGCTGCTCGGCGCTCGTGCGCGACGCGTGCGCGCGGGAGGGGTGCGGTTACGAGGCCACGGTGATGACCAACGCGACGCTCCTCGACGGCTACGTCGCCCGCCGCCTCTCGCGGGCGGGGGTGACGACGCTGCAGGTGACGGTTCCCGTCCGCGGCCGGGTCGCGCCGGAGGGCTCGCTCGACCGCCAGCGCTTCGCCCGGATGGTGCGCAGCATGCGCGAGGCGCGCGACGAGCTGGAGGTGCTCGTCCGGTTCGAGGTGAACGGCACCGACGACCTGCGCGAGGCGCTCTCGACGGTGCGCGCGCTCGAGCACGAGGGGCTGCTCTCCCCGCCGCGCCCCGCGGGGGTGCTGCTCGGGCCGCGCGCGAGCTACGCCGCGCAGGCGCGGGCGCTCTTCGTCGCGCGCCCGACGCGCGCGCCGTCGGCGCTCACTCGATGCCCATGA
- a CDS encoding 4Fe-4S binding protein, translating to MNTPTASSPIEPSPSPAPPAVPATARWSNPHRLLPRVRWAVQLAYLAFVALVGLEFARFVSQATSDGPLTASRPPAVEGFLPIAALVGLKRFLLTRYWDEVHPAGLAILLAAVATSLLARKAFCSWVCPVGTISRALEWVGRRTLWRRRWPAVPRWLDLPLASLKYLLLGFFAWSVAQMPLDAIEGFLRSPYNAAADAKMLLFFRHPSTTALAVMGALVALSLLVKHFWCRYLCPYGALLGVASLLSPLSVRRDPEACNDCRACTRACPAEIPVHARLRVISSECTGCMSCVAACTTPDCLGVTRKGARSLSPWLVPAVALSTMLAFWGLARATGFWETSLSAEAFRLAYRIMGIE from the coding sequence ATGAACACCCCGACCGCCTCCTCGCCGATCGAGCCCTCGCCCTCCCCTGCCCCCCCAGCCGTCCCTGCGACCGCCCGGTGGTCGAACCCGCACCGGCTGCTCCCCCGCGTGCGGTGGGCCGTCCAGCTCGCGTACCTGGCCTTCGTGGCGCTCGTCGGCCTGGAGTTCGCCCGCTTCGTCTCCCAGGCGACGAGCGACGGACCGCTCACCGCGTCGCGTCCGCCTGCGGTCGAGGGCTTCCTCCCCATCGCCGCGCTCGTCGGCCTGAAGCGGTTCCTCCTCACCCGCTACTGGGACGAGGTCCACCCCGCCGGCCTCGCCATCCTGCTCGCGGCGGTCGCCACCTCGCTCCTCGCGCGCAAGGCGTTCTGCTCCTGGGTCTGCCCGGTCGGGACGATCTCCCGCGCGCTGGAGTGGGTGGGGCGACGCACGCTGTGGCGCCGGCGCTGGCCCGCGGTGCCGCGGTGGCTCGACCTCCCGCTCGCCTCGCTCAAGTACCTGCTCCTCGGCTTCTTCGCCTGGAGCGTCGCGCAGATGCCGCTCGACGCGATCGAGGGCTTCCTCCGCTCGCCCTACAACGCGGCGGCCGACGCGAAGATGCTCCTCTTCTTCCGGCACCCCTCCACGACCGCGCTCGCCGTGATGGGCGCGCTCGTGGCGCTTTCGCTCCTCGTGAAGCACTTCTGGTGCCGGTATCTCTGCCCGTACGGCGCCCTCCTCGGCGTGGCGAGCCTCCTCTCGCCGCTCTCCGTCCGGCGCGATCCCGAGGCGTGCAACGACTGCCGCGCCTGCACGCGCGCCTGTCCCGCCGAGATCCCGGTGCACGCGCGCCTGCGCGTGATCTCGTCGGAGTGCACGGGCTGCATGTCGTGCGTCGCCGCCTGCACGACGCCCGACTGCCTCGGCGTCACGCGGAAGGGGGCGCGGTCGCTCTCGCCGTGGCTCGTGCCGGCCGTGGCGCTCTCCACGATGCTCGCCTTCTGGGGGCTCGCCCGGGCGACCGGGTTCTGGGAGACGAGCCTGAGCGCGGAGGCGTTCCGCCTCGCCTACCGGATCATGGGCATCGAGTGA
- a CDS encoding aminoacyl-tRNA deacylase, which yields MIPEPIDRYLKQHHLAYEHTVHVRAVPAQRLAAAEHVSGERIAKPVVVDLDGRLALAVVSATQRVDLEALRRVTGAERAALAPEPSFQGRFPPCEVGAEPPLGLFGLPIFVDDALAHEPWIVVRGGTHEDALRLDTAAWLRSEHVVPVERLGLHPF from the coding sequence GTGATCCCGGAACCCATCGACCGCTACCTCAAGCAGCACCACCTCGCCTACGAGCACACCGTGCACGTGCGCGCCGTCCCGGCCCAGCGGCTCGCCGCCGCTGAGCACGTCTCCGGCGAGCGGATCGCGAAGCCGGTCGTGGTGGACCTCGACGGCCGCCTCGCGCTCGCGGTCGTCTCCGCGACGCAGCGTGTGGACCTCGAGGCCCTGCGACGCGTCACCGGGGCCGAGCGGGCCGCGCTCGCGCCGGAGCCCTCGTTCCAGGGCCGCTTCCCCCCGTGCGAGGTCGGCGCGGAGCCGCCGCTCGGGCTGTTCGGCCTGCCCATCTTCGTGGACGATGCGCTCGCCCACGAGCCGTGGATCGTCGTCCGCGGCGGCACGCACGAGGACGCCCTTCGGCTCGACACCGCGGCCTGGCTGCGCAGCGAGCACGTCGTCCCGGTGGAGCGGCTCGGGTTGCATCCTTTTTGA
- a CDS encoding ATP-binding protein: MDSRDESTAASHAGGTDPCWEAERAARREAEASAARLARLQAVTAALSSARTPDEVAEVTLGRGVWALGGARGLLLVPGAGGGMDVLPSPGAADAFASAAARLPGPGPVRDAFHHGAPVFLPDRAAIAARYPGLDGLAGAALVALPLPSQGLPLGVLLVGYDAPRAFPEPDRALAFSLAFHCAQALDRARLFVAERLARAEAVAAQRRLAFLDEVSAHLAATLEEDEMLAGLVRLAVPALGDWAGVLALGDEGLEVAARLGPDAVGAPVEALVRGLALERLLAAGDAARAETVEEFSAPGDAAGGPAPRAAVLAPLVAAGGVIGVLAVASADPARRYGAGDRVLVADVARRTALAVAHVRLLRDARVAARAREEFLQVASHELRGPLGTLRLGVQLLLREGGSKPPEARLRMIERQADRLVRLADTLLDVSRITAGRFALAREDGDLAALVRDVVARYAEEASDARCALTCEAPGPLRGSYDASRLEQVLSNLVSNALKYGRGRPVRVALSSADGVARLSVADRGIGIAPADQARIFGRFERAVSGRHYSGLGLGLWIVRQIVAAHGGRIGVESTLGEGATFTVDLPLSPSA, from the coding sequence GCCCTCTCGAGCGCGCGGACGCCGGACGAGGTGGCGGAGGTCACGCTCGGCCGCGGGGTCTGGGCCCTCGGCGGCGCGCGCGGTCTCCTCCTCGTTCCAGGGGCGGGGGGTGGAATGGACGTGCTCCCTTCGCCGGGCGCGGCGGACGCGTTCGCGAGCGCGGCCGCGCGGCTCCCCGGTCCCGGTCCGGTGCGCGACGCCTTCCACCACGGCGCGCCGGTGTTCCTCCCGGACCGGGCCGCCATCGCGGCGCGCTACCCGGGCCTGGACGGGCTCGCGGGCGCCGCGCTCGTCGCCCTGCCGCTGCCGTCGCAGGGGCTCCCGCTCGGCGTGCTCCTCGTCGGCTACGACGCGCCCCGCGCGTTCCCGGAGCCGGACCGCGCCCTCGCGTTCTCGCTCGCGTTCCACTGCGCGCAGGCGCTCGACCGCGCTCGCCTGTTCGTGGCGGAGCGGCTCGCGCGCGCCGAGGCGGTGGCGGCGCAGCGCCGGCTCGCGTTCCTCGACGAGGTCTCGGCCCACCTGGCGGCGACGCTGGAGGAGGACGAGATGCTCGCGGGCCTGGTGAGGCTCGCCGTCCCCGCCCTCGGAGACTGGGCGGGGGTCCTCGCGCTGGGCGACGAGGGGCTCGAGGTGGCGGCGCGGCTCGGACCGGACGCGGTCGGCGCGCCGGTGGAGGCGCTCGTCCGTGGATTGGCGCTCGAGCGGCTCCTCGCGGCGGGGGACGCCGCGCGGGCGGAGACCGTCGAGGAGTTCTCGGCCCCTGGCGATGCCGCGGGGGGGCCGGCGCCGCGCGCCGCGGTCCTCGCGCCCCTCGTCGCCGCCGGCGGGGTGATCGGGGTCCTCGCGGTCGCCAGCGCGGATCCGGCGCGGCGCTACGGGGCCGGGGATCGCGTGCTGGTCGCGGACGTCGCGCGCCGCACGGCGCTGGCGGTGGCCCACGTGCGCCTGCTGCGCGACGCGCGGGTCGCGGCCCGCGCGCGCGAGGAGTTCCTCCAGGTCGCGTCGCACGAGCTGCGCGGGCCGCTCGGGACGCTCCGGCTCGGGGTCCAGCTGCTGCTGCGCGAGGGCGGCTCGAAGCCGCCGGAGGCGCGCCTGCGGATGATCGAGCGCCAGGCGGATCGGCTGGTGCGGCTCGCGGACACCCTCCTCGACGTGTCGCGCATCACGGCGGGCCGCTTCGCCCTCGCGCGCGAGGACGGCGACCTCGCGGCGCTGGTCCGCGACGTCGTCGCCCGGTACGCGGAGGAGGCGAGCGACGCGCGCTGCGCGCTGACCTGCGAGGCGCCTGGCCCGCTCCGCGGCTCCTACGACGCGTCGCGCCTCGAGCAGGTGCTGTCGAACCTGGTCTCGAACGCGCTCAAGTACGGCCGCGGTCGCCCGGTCCGCGTGGCGCTCTCCTCCGCCGACGGCGTGGCGCGGCTCAGCGTGGCGGATCGCGGGATCGGCATCGCTCCCGCCGACCAGGCGCGCATCTTCGGGCGGTTCGAGCGCGCGGTGTCGGGGCGCCACTACTCCGGCCTCGGCCTCGGCCTCTGGATCGTCCGGCAGATCGTCGCCGCGCACGGCGGCCGCATCGGCGTGGAGAGCACGCTGGGCGAGGGCGCCACCTTCACGGTCGACCTCCCGCTCTCGCCCAGCGCCTGA